One segment of Strix aluco isolate bStrAlu1 chromosome 4, bStrAlu1.hap1, whole genome shotgun sequence DNA contains the following:
- the LCORL gene encoding ligand-dependent nuclear receptor corepressor-like protein isoform X1, producing the protein MEKGTDRMAAAAPAPPAAAASQCRSPRCTAERRGVRRELDSWRHRLMHCVGFESILEGLYGPRLRRDLSLFEDCEPEELTDWSMDEKCSFCNLHKETVSDRASIIGSSQSTPTEELSSQGQSNTDKIECQAENYLNALFRKKDLPQNCDPNIPLVAQELMKKMIRQFAIEYISKSSKIQENRNGSSFEPSLICKSIQMNQTENSLQEEQDSPLDLTVNRTQEQNTQQGDGVLDLSTKKSARLEEPKYDPLCSENSVSGSISTADANSEETANLEKGKSTLNKVLESFCSYHWQQTLAMLKFLIQDENVPIVCSCKQTHLFHSETPSSLTEEDVHISFCNCNGHMLTKRCCLQNQRPNTSLPPLSVCIKDFHSLSCQAVAIGCIKTMVNKACSSHKYCAEQLQNYNRHSVKAAACTYSTKDCDLLNSIKNSTRSRSPSPPPLSPVQSKEFESLEGSIVDFPTLDSNKLEISINQPPFLLPAEGSKAESEYEGKTRRGKDTEYSDGTLLSTDQESNNYYMNSEKGEHSAIFQDLMDRINEKLKSIDTTDIATNLVKLPSSDRAPEKDVKLGDFITSLLHNAKASDYSFMELLRQHDKQMESKIIQTRFRKRQETLFAMYNSPDSPFIRRQSLQIKRELASLDETLVRKKSISERNAKKSTKKNDKIYPNKRHSFTVIEDEAMQHLESNPCMNCQTKPMCFPVHQTESFKLPLNNFQTSSGFLVLSENSAIAASQTKLTKTQGDCATLEDTDQTPLKDESNGILGRTKRNIVPPGWYSVYVTNNIVFRKSSSAKKSLESLEKMKINKDVHAERCSDISKIVRDTDLQVVVERLEDTINLARKTNNSLLDSYKISQKLNDNTYEQIMNPAARRGLPFTLSEMGYTGQSFLSHSHVPNSSKIKTLCVTSKQEMVIDQEINDSLLKSLTFDPSSSTAHNGDLHTTSEAGDISSPLNYSSPIKLMFVSEVNSSEGVKYTLTSAAASSKGNTDICLFQGHTNTLLDKQATGDLPCAICVKDCDCSENDTKEESSCVYAEAITSSCPVGQTNLNDSKQNDEAGEKSSSSSESVLKRKPGRPKKIGPQVVKQVKRPIGRPPKPKIDMTESTEPRPELSSDGRSTKSDLTVMEEVNSNKNITVTVVFGRSRRTKRHVCEGNLNVISILPTQHIDSNFANDHSKARHNAETENALTEMVEALENSSTENKVSGYDYVRPIKSNLASPHPCSNIIRPIKKPLTTIRKPGRPAKVKISGISVTVNRVSPQERKVSISNCLPPLQQQNVLEKNIPQEGKNQLCNNVGQVNSMQKDSREDGSNNVLTTVSRKREIPLRHSARDRKPSLHFLHSLASSSAFTCRSALLHKSYKLHLKKAKDRKEKHRQSNQSTVSKDTSELRNSGNAKKDLKDSEFRPMNEVSSDPIFSSNPSLRWWATSTSSDTLLEELNNRFEQITNTWLRVGGNEFDKCVCGKRDPIEQDCNTEMSNPLDSCLVELETSPIKMLFQKKCNMNELCTWFMQTTETQSLSLVRKANARNPSEVVSTREIKMETKQSDLSTCPFRKHFKKFALSSPSKPAGKLQILHNMVRSPVLSMKSNFTLARLKRNEFKKLQRDRWGQTKKLYNQAPGGWKAKKKNLQYFCQSQLFKSTAEETNDETPKLQEKNTVEIQPTQTLVESQSSLLPTENEARGAFVQQMMGSSDFNPHPGLANILKSHAETNGTICCQQHVSKEQSQDKLFQNTWKAKTFKDCRIFLRKINHIEQHNSFKLNNVIYSPEAVESKTNQAYMEEKRHPLLRSHSTKQNALKKQENEMETSKGSNSSKVTERLDDQFHSRKLSTGVNHDDNNPAGSSEVLIRINKRKSPQWETTDTNIRKRHKRQSCSSGQMATYYTKYQHTTSEGLGAAEFNRHEHRK; encoded by the exons actGTGAGCCGGAAGAGCTGACTGACTGGTCTATGGATGAGAAATGTTCCTTTTGTAATTTACACAAAGAAACAGTCAGT GATCGTGCATCAATTATCGGTTCTTCACAGTCAACGCCTACAGAGGAACTGTCATCTCAGGGCCAGTCCAACACTGATAAGATTGAATGCCAAGCAGAAAACTATCTAAATGCACTCTTTCGAAAGAAAG ATCTTCCTCAGAACTGTGATCCTAACATTCCCCTAGTTGCTcaggaattaatgaaaaaaatgatcCGTCAGTTTGCGATTGAGTACATTTCAAAAAGTAGCAAAATTCAAGAGAACAGAAATGGTTCATCGTTTGAACCAAGTCTGATATGTAAAAGTATCCAAATGAACCAAACGGAAAACTCCCTTCAGGAAGAACAGGATAGCCCTCTAGACCTCACTGTGAATCGAACTCAAGAACAGAACACTCAGCAAG GGGATGGAGTGCTAGATCTCTCTACAAAGAAAAGCGCAAGGTTGGAAGAACCAAAATATGATCCATTGTGTTCTGAAAACTCAGTGTCTGG ttcaaTCTCAACAGCTGATGCAAATTCAGAGGAAACAGCTaatttggaaaaaggaaaatcaacATTAAACAAAGTTTTGGAGTCTTTTTGTTCATATCACTGGCAACAGACTTTGGCTATGttaaaatttttaatacaagATGAAAATGTTCCTATAGTTTGCAGTTGCAAGCAAACACATTTGTTCCACTCTGAAACTCCCAGTTCCCTTACTGAAGAGGATGTTcacatttcattttgcaattgCAATGGACATATGCTGACAAAAAGGTGCTGTTTACAAAATCAAAGACCAAACACTAGTTTACCACCTCTGTCTGTTTGTATTAAAGATTTCCATTCTTTGTCATGCCAAGCTGTAGCAATTGGATGTATTAAGACAATGGTGAACAAAGCATGTAGTTCTCATAAGTATTGTGCTGAACAATTGCAAAATTATAACAGGCATTCTGTGAAAGCAGCAGCATGTACATATTCCACTAAGGACTGTGATCTCTtgaacagcattaaaaattcAACTAGATCTCGCAGCCCATCACCACCTCCACTCTCACCTGTACAGAGTAAAGAATTTGAATCATTGGAAGGATCGATCGTAGATTTTCCAACTTTAGACAGTAACAAGCTTGAAATATCCATCAATCAGCCTCCATTCCTCTTGCCAGCCGAAGGAAGCAAGGCAGAATCTGAATATGAAGGTAAAACACGTAGAGGAAAAGACACCGAATATTCAGATGGAACGTTGCTATCAACAGACCAAGAAAGCAACAATTATTATatgaattctgagaagggtgAACATTCTGCCATTTTTCAAGATTTAATGGACCGTATTAATGAAAAGTTAAAATCAATAGACACTACGGATATAGCAACAAATCTTGTAAAACTTCCTAGCAGTGACAGAGCACCAGAAAAGGATGTCAAATTAGGAGACTTCATAACCTCTCTTTTGCATAATGCTAAGGCAAGTGATTACAGCTTTATGGAATTACTTCGCCAACATGATAAACAAATGGAAAGTAAAATTATCCAAACAAGATTTCGCAAGCGTCAGGAAACTTTATTTGCAATGTATAATTCTCCTGATTCACCATTCATTCGACGACAGTCTTTGCAAATCAAGAGGGAGCTTGCAAGCCTCGATGAAACTCTTGTAAGAAAAAAGTCAATTTCTGAGAGAAATGCAAAGaaatctacaaaaaaaaatgataaaatatatCCAAATAAAAGACACAGTTTCACTGTGATAGAAGATGAGGCTATGCAACATCTTGAAAGTAATCCATGCATGAATTGCCAAACCAAACCAATGTGCTTTCCAGTGCACCAAACAGAGTCCTTCAAACTACCTCTTAATAATTTTCAGACCAGCTCCGGCTTTCTAGTTCTTTCAGAAAACAGTGCTATTGCAGCCAGCCAGACAAAACTCACAAAAACACAAGGAGACTGCGCAACCTTGGAAGACACTGATCAGACTCCCCTAAAGGATGAGAGTAATGGAATCTTGGGCAGAACTAAACGTAACATTGTGCCTCCTGGATGGTACTCTGTGTATGTAACGAACAATATTGTGTTTAGAAAGTCGTCCAGTGCAAAAAAGTCTTTAGAAagtttggaaaaaatgaaaataaataaagatgtTCATGCTGAAAGATGCAGTGACATAAGCAAAATTGTGAGAGACACAGACCTGCAAGTTGTTGTAGAGCGTTTAGAAGATACAATAAACTTAGCCAGAAAAACTAACAACTCATTGCTGGATAGTTACAAAATAAGCCAAAAATTAAATGATAATACTTATGAACAGATTATGAACCCAGCTGCTAGAAGAGGCCTACCTTTCACTCTGAGTGAAATGGGATACACAGGACAAAGCTTCCTTTCACATTCACATGTGCCAAACAGCAGTAAAATCAAAACTCTGTGTGTgacaagcaaacaagaaatggTTATAGATCAAGAAATTAATGACAGCCTTTTGAAATCTCTGACCTTTGATCCATCCAGTTCAACTGCACATAATGGGGACTTGCATACAACTTCTGAAGCTGGGGACATCTCTTCTCCCTTAAACTACTCTAGTCCTATTAAGCTTATGTTTGTCTCAGAAGTTAATAGTAGTGAAGGAGTTAAATATACTTTGACATCTGCAGCTGCATCTTCTAAAGGAAACACAGATATTTGTTTGTTTCAGGGGCACACAAACACTTTGTTAGACAAACAGGCCACCGGAGATCTTCCTTGTGCAATCTGTGTCAAGGATTGTGATTGCAGTGAAAATGATACCAAGGAGGAGTCAAGTTGTGTTTATGCGGAAGCAATTACAAGCTCTTGTCCAGTTGGCCAAACTAACTTAAATGACTCGAAACAAAATGACGAAGCTGGGGAGAAATCAAGCAGTAGCAGtgaatcagttttaaaaagaaaacctggtAGACCAAAGAAAATAGGTCCTCAAGTTGTTAAGCAGGTTAAGAGACCTATTGGACGGcctccaaaaccaaaaatagaCATGACTGAAAGCACAGAACCTAGACCTGAACTTAGCAGTGATGGTAGAAGTACCAAATCTGATCTGACAGTAATGGAAGAagttaacagcaacaaaaacattACTGTGACAGTTGTTTTTGGAAGGTCAAGAAGAACGAAGAGACATGTTTGTGAAGGTAACCTAAATGTAATCAGCATTCTACCCACACAACACATTGATTCGAATTTTGCCAATGACCACAGCAAAGCGAGGCACAatgcagaaactgaaaatgctttgaCTGAAATGGTAGAAGCCTTAGAGAACTCTTCTACTGAAAACAAGGTCTCTGGTTATGACTATGTCAGACCTATCAAGAGTAACCTAGCATCACCACATCCTTGCAGCAATATTATACGGCCAATTAAGAAACCGTTAACCACCATTCGAAAACCTGGTAGGCCAGCAAAAGTAAAAATCTCCGGCATATCAGTGACTGTTAATAGAGTTTCACCTCAGGAAAGAAAAGTGAGTATTAGCAACTGTTTGCCTCCTTTACAACAGCAGAATGTATTAGAAAAAAACATACCACAGGAGGGAAAAAATCAACTGTGCAATAATGTGGGTCAAGTAAATAGCATGCAGAAAGATTCTAGAGAGGATGGATCAAACAATGTTCTTACAACAGTGTCAAGAAAACGTGAAATTCCATTGAGACATTCTGCTAGAGACAGAAAACCCTCACTGCATTTTTTGCATTCATTAGCATCTTCTAGTGCATTTACTTGTAGAAGTGCCTTACTCCATAAATCTTACAAACTCCATTTGAAAAAAGCTAAAGATCGAAAGGAAAAACATAGGCAATCAAATCAGAGCACAGTATCCAAAGATACCTCAGAACTGAGAAATTCAGGAAATGCAAAAAAGGATCTTAAGGATAGTGAATTCAGGCCCATGAATGAAGTATCATCAGATCCCATTTTTTCATCGAATCCCTCTCTCAGATGGTGGGCTACTTCCACTTCAAGTGACACTTTGTTGGAAGAACTAAATAATAGATTTGAACAGATAACTAATACCTGGTTGCGAGTGGGGGGAAATGAGTTTGATAAATGTGTATGTGGAAAAAGGGATCCCATTGAACAAGACTGTAATACTGAAATGTCAAACCCTTTAGACTCCTGCCTTGTAGAACTTGAAACATCAcctataaaaatgctttttcagaaaaaatgtaataTGAATGAACTCTGCACCTGGTTTATGCAAACTACAGAAACACAGTCTCTCTCTCTGGTGAGAAAGGCAAATGCTCGCAATCCTTCAGAAGTAGTTAGTACTAGAGAGATAAAGATGGAAACTAAACAATCTGATCTTAGTACTTGCCCTTTcagaaagcactttaaaaagtTTGCACTATCCTCTCCTTCAAAACCAGCAGGGAAATTACAAATATTACATAACATGGTGAGGTCTCCAGTTTTAAGCATGAAAAGTAATTTCACGTTAGccagattaaaaagaaatgaatttaAGAAGTTACAGCGTGATAGGTGGGGACAAACGAAAAAGCTCTATAATCAGGCTCCTGGAGgctggaaagcaaaaaagaaaaatttgcagtacTTTTGCCAAAGCCAGTTGTTTAAAAGTACAGCTGAGGAAACCAATGATGAAACGCCCAAgctccaggaaaaaaatacagtagaaatCCAGCCCACTCAGACTTTGGTAGAATCTCAGAGTAGCCTCTTGCCAACTGAAAATGAAGCCAGAGGTGCATTTGTTCAACAGATGATGGGATCTTCTGACTTTAACCCACATCCTGGTTTAGCAAATATACTTAAGTCACATGCAGAGACAAATGGAACAATTTGTTGCCAACAACATGTTAGCAAAGAACAAAGCCAAGATAAACTGTTTCAAAATACTTGGAAAGCCAAAACCTTTAAAGATTGTAGgatatttctgagaaaaatcaaCCATATTGAGCAGCACAACTCATTTAAgttaaataatgtaatttattcTCCTGAAGCTGTTGAAAGTAAAACCAATCAGGCctatatggaagaaaaaagacatccTCTCTTAAGGTCCCATTCTACTAAGCAAAATGcattaaagaaacaagaaaatgaaatggaaacatcTAAAGGATCCAATTCTTCTAAAGTGACTGAAAGACTGGATGACCAGTTTCACAGCAGAAAACTAAGTACTGGTGTAAACCATGATGATAATAATCCTGCTGGTAGTTCTGAAGTTCTTATcagaataaacaaaagaaaaagtccGCAATGGGAGACCACTGATACAAATATAAGAAAAAGGCATAAGAGACAATCATGCAGTAGTGGACAAATGGCAACTTATTACACAAAGTACCAA